The segment AACCCTTCGAGATGGGAGTTGTAACATGATTCAGGATGAGGTTTTTTATTCCGGTGAAGGGGATTCATGGTTTGAGCGGAATAAACAAAGTATATGTCAGAACAGAGGTGATGATCTCCCTTTTCAAATTCTAAAAGAGTCATTACAGCTGGCTGAAGTTAAATCTGTTCTTGAGGTGGGATGTGCTAATGGCTGGAGGCTAAATTTGCTCTCCGAGATGTTTCCTGATGCAACTTTTTCCGGCATGGATGCCAGTCTGGCAGCCATAGAAGATGGCAAAAAACGTTATCCGGGAATCACCTTGACTCATGGGTTGTTGTCAGAGATTCCGTTTGAGAAAAGCTTTGATCTCGTAATTGTCAATTTTGTGCTACATTGGGTGGATCGCAGCTCTTTGATAAGATCAGTCTCTGAAATCGACAGAGTTGTGAATGATGGAGGTTACTTGTTATTGGGTGATTTTTTACCGGATATGCCTCAGCGAAGAATATATCACCATGTGGATCAAGGCGTTTATACTTATAAGCAGGATTACCCTCAGCTGTTTAAGTCCTTGGGGACATATCAGGAAGCTGTGCGTAAACTGTTTAATCATGATGATAAATCAAAATCACTGGCTGAGACGGATGCTTCATCACGTGCAGTGTGCTCTTTATTGGCTAAATCTTTGTCTGACTATTACATGGAAAGCGAATGATCCTGGCTATTTTACAAGCAAGACTATCATCTACGCGCCTGCCAAATAAGGTTCTGCTTCCTTTGTTTGGTAAGCCTATGCTGGTCAGGCAGATCGAGCGTGTAATGCGTTCAAATCGAATTGATCAACTTGTCGTTGCCACGAGTGATGGGGCATCAGATGATGCGATTGAAACGCTGTGCGACTCCTTAAACATCAGTTGTTTCAGGGGGAGTCTTGATGATGTGCTTGATCGCTTTTATCAGGCTACGGTTATGCAAGGGCCTGATCATGTGGTCAGATTAACTGGTGATTGCCCATTGGCAGATCCGGACGTGATTGATGGTGTTATTCAAATGCATCTGTTGAATCAGAATGACTATACATCAAACTGTATTCATCCGACGTTCCCCGATGGACTGGATGTTGAGGTGATTCGTTATGAGGCCTTAAAAGAGGCCTGGAGCAATGCTGAGTTAAAGTCTCAACGCGAACACGTTACCCCATATATTTATCAGCACCCAGAGCGATTTAAAATCTCGAACTATTATCACTCTGGAGAAAACCTGTCCCATCTTCGGTGGACGGTAGACGAGGCGCGTGATTTTGAATTGGTCACTGAAATTTATCAGAGGCTATATCCGGAAAAGCCGGAGTTTAACATGCATGATGTGCTGGAACTTCTCGAGGAACACCCTGTGTTAAAAGCTATAAACACTCATATAGAGCGAAATGAAGGATATCAGAAGTCACTATTAGATGATGGTGTTGAGCATAAAAAAGAGATGTAAACATGAGTGAATATTGTCATTTAAATATTAAGCAGCACTTGATTAAGAGTTAAGGAGTCATCATGGGCACAGGCCAAAAGCTATATAAAAGAGCAAAGAATGTTATTCCCGGCGGTACGATGCTGCTATCGAAGCGACCTGAAATGTTTCTGCCTGATCTTTGGCCGTCGTATTTCAGTAAATCAAAAGGTTGTAAAGTTTGGGATTTAGATGATAACGAGTTCATTGATATGTCGATTATGGGCATTGGCACTAATACCTTAGGCTATGGTCATCCGGAAGTGGATGAAGCGGTAATCCAAACAGTAAGAAATGGTAATATGTCTACCTTTAGCTGTCCTGAAGAGGTATATCTTGCAGAGAAACTGATTGATATGCACCCGTGGGCAGACATGGTGAGGTTAGCCAGGGCCGGCGGTGAAATTAACTCTATCGCGATACGTATTGCCAGGGCTGCAACTGGAAGAGATAAGATCGCAATTTGCGGATACCATGGTTGGCATGATTGGTATTTATCAACGAACTTGAATAGTGATAAAAACCTGGATGGACATTTGTTGCCAGGCCTGCAACCAAATGGCGTACCAAGGGGGTTAACAGGCACTACTCTTCCATTTAATTATAACGATCTTGAGCAGCTACAAGGTCTTATTGATTCAAATCCTGATCAAATCGCGGCAATAAAAATGGAAGTGTCTCGAAATGAAGGCCCTGAAGATAACTTTTTACAGAAAGTGCGTAAGCTTGCAACAAAACATGGCATAGCCTTAATTTTTGATGAATGCACATCAGGGTTTAGAGAAACCTTTGGAGGGTTGCATAAAAAATATCAGGTTGAGCCAGATATCGCTATTTTTGCGAAAGCATTAGGTAATGGTTTTGCTATATCAGCATGTATCGGTAAGAAGGAGTTTATGCAGGCGGCTCAGCAAACCTTTATAAGCAGTACGTTCTGGACAGAGCGTGTTGGGCCAACGGCTGCGTTAAAAACACTGGAAGTTATGGAGCGAGAAAAGTCTTGGGAGAAAATAACGGCAACAGGTTTGGATATTACTTCCAGATGGAAAAAATTAGCTGAAAAATATGAACTGGGTATAAATACTTGGGGTTTGCCCTCTTTAACGGGTTTTAGCTTTACGAGTGAAAATGTATTGGCATATAAAACATTATTGACTCAGGAGATGTTGGCAAAGGGTTATTTGGCAGCAAATAGTGTTTATGTGTGTACTGAGCACTCTCATGAAGTAGTTGATGGTTATTTTGAGGCATTGGAGCCAATATTTTCTTTAATTAAAGAGTGTGAAGATGGAAAAGATGTGATGAGCCTTTTAAAAGGACCTGTGTGTCACGGTGGTTTTAAGCGGTTAAATTGAACTCCGAAGTGCAGCAAATGAAAGTTGCCATACGCGTTGATGCCTCCAGCCAAATAGGTACCGGCCATTTTATGCGCTGCCTGACTTTGGCTGAAACGCTACAGCAGCGGGGCATGCACGTTCGATTCGTTTGCCGTCATCTACCCGTGCATTTGCGTGATATGTTAACAAGCAAAACAATTGAGTTGGCATTGTATGATGTTATGGAAGATATGCATGTGGCTGATGATTTGGCACATGCGCACTGGCTCGGGGTTAGTCAGGATCAGGATGCGCAAGATATGATTCAAGCATTGTCTGATAAAACCTGGGACTGGGTGATCGTTGATCATTACGGTATTGATCAACGATGGGAAACAACACTGCGTGGAGCGCTCGATTGCAAAATGTTAGTTATTGATGATTTGGCGGACCGCAAGCATGACTGCGATGTTCTGCTGGACCAGAACTTCTACGCAGATATGGATCTTCGTTACATCGGCAAGGTGCCTGCGCATTGCCGCTTGTTGCTGGGCCCCGGCTATGCACTCCTTCGAGAGGAGTTTCGAAAACTGCACGGGCAAATTAAACCGCGCAGAGGTCCTGTTGTACATGTGCTGGTGTTCTTCGGTGGGGTAGATGCTGACGACTATACTGGCCGCACTATTAAGGTATTATCAGAAATCGGCATTTCTGGCCTGAATGTCGATGTGGTGATTGGTGCACAGCATCCCTGCTGTGAGGAAATTAAAAGTTCTTGCGCGTTGCACGGATTTGTTTGTCATATACAAACCGATAAAATGGCTGAACTGATGGCAACTGCCGATTTGGCGATAGGTGCAGGTGGTTCGTCAACTTGGGAGCGTTGTTCGATGGGGTTACCTTCAGTTATTATGGTGCTTGCTGAAAATCAAAATGAAGCAGCCAAGGATTTAGAGGCTGCTGGCGTATTAATTAATCTCGGTGATGCTAAGCTGGTCACAAATGAAAAGTTATCCTATGAAATTAGAAAGCTTATGGAGGATGTGGAGTTGCGATATAAATTGTCAGTGGCCTCATTAAAGCTCGTACCTGTGTCAAAGCATAGTGGTGTCGTAGAGGTAGTGGTTGGTCACGATGTTTAATTACGATAGTTTTTCAATTCGCCCAATTGAAATCAATGACAAAGATCGAATCTTGCAATGGCGTAATTCTGAAAGAGTGCGCTGCAATATGTATAACGATCATGTCATATCACAGCAAGAGCATGAAATATGGTTTGAGCATGTAGAGAAAGATGCTTCCGTCTGTAATTTGATCTTCTCTCATGAAGGTGAAGCGATTGGTTTTGCCTCATTTACAGGTATTAGTACCGTTAACGGACGTTGTTATTGGGCTTTTTATTTGGGTGAAGGTGATGCGCCACGTGGTGCTGGTTCGGTAATGGAGTTTTTTGCCCTTGATTATGCTTTTACTACTCTCGAAATAAGGAAGCTGTGTTGTGAGGTCTTTGCATTTAATGGGAGCGTAATAAAACTGCATGAAAAGTTTGGGTTTATTCAGGAGGGGCGATTCCTTAAACACTATTTGAAAAATGGTAAGTATGAAGACATTGTGTGCTTAGCAAAATTTGGTGAAAATTGGATAGTTGAACGAGAGATATATAAAAAACGCCTGTTTGGCAAAAGGCATGGGTAGAAATGACATTGAATATTGGGAATAAAAATATTGGGCAAAAGCACCCCCCTTTTATCATCGCTGAGATGTCCGGGAATCATAATCAGTCTCTGGAACGTGCGCTGGAGATCGTTGATGCTGCAGCAAAGACAGGGGCGCATGCACTGAAAATCCAGACCTATACACCTGATACGATGACACTGGACCTGGATGAAGGTGAGTTTTTTATTTCTGATCCAAATTCTTTATGGAAGGGCAGTTCACTCTATAAGCTCTATCAGGAGGCCTATACACCATGGGAGTGGCATAAGCCGATTTTTGAGCGCTGTCGTGAGCTTGGCATGATCGGGTTTTCCACACCATTTGATGAAACCTCAGTGGACTTTCTCGAAGAGTTGGATGTGTCTTGTTACAAGATTGCTTCATTTGAGAACACCGATATTCCTCTGATTCGAAAAGTTGCGGCTACAGGTAAGCCAATGATTATTTCTACGGGCATGGCAACGGTCGCCGAAATGGATGAAACAGTCCGGGCAGCACGTGAGGCGGGCTGCAAGGATTTGATTCTGCTTAAGTGCACCAGTACCTATCCAGCATCGCCGGAAAACACCAATATACTTACCATTCCACATATGCGCGAGCTCTTCGATTGCGAGGTTGGTTTGTCCGATCACACGATGGGGGTGGGGGTTTCCGTAGCGAGTGTTGCGCTAGGTGCGACGGTTATTGAGAAGCATTTTACCTTGAGCCGTGCTGACGGCGGTGTAGATAGTGCATTTTCAATGGAGCCCGCAGAAATGAAATTGCTGGCTGTCGAGAGCGATCGTGCATGGCAAGCGCTGGGGAACATTCGCTATGGAACGACAGAGAAAGAGAAGCAGTCTCTCCTGTTTAGAAGATCGATTTATATTGCAGAGAATCTTAAGGCGGGGGATGTACTTACATCAAGAAACTTACGTTGTATACGCCCGGGAATGGGTCTGCCTCCGAAGTATTACGACGTGCTGTTAGGAAACAGGGTGAATCAAGATGTTAGACGAGGAACTCCCATGAGTTGGGATTTCCTGGGGTGATTGGATGAATTCAAGTTTCTCAAAACCCAAACGCATCGCTGCAATCATTGAAGCCCGCATGACTTCCAGTCGTCTGCCCGGAAAGGTATTGATGGATGTTTGTGGAAAGCCTGCTCTGCAGCATCTCGTTGATCGCTTGCGTCAGGTTGAAACTATCGATGATATTGTGATAGCGACAACATATAACTTTGATGACGATCCGGTGCATGCTCTGGCAGAGCAGTTGGGAGTGCTCTGTTACAGGGGATCGGAATCCGATGTTCTTGGCAGGGTTCTTGGCGCTGCGAAGACCTTTTCTGTTGATGTGATTGTAGAGATAACAGCAGATTGTCCATTACTGGATCCACAAATTTCTGCGCGCTGTATTGATGCATATTTTGACTCAGGTTCTGATTATGTGTGCATTGATACCGGTTCTTATCCAAGCGGTTTGGAGACACAGGTTTTTGCAACCTCTGTACTCTCCGAGGTGGATGCCAGTCACCGGGATGACCCTGATGCCAGAGAGCATGTTTCCCTTCCCATTTACCAGCAGGGTAGCCCTTATAAGTTGCACTATCTGCAGCCGTCTGGTGAGCATCTCTGGCCAGGGTTGCGTCTGGACCTGGATACAGCCGAGGATTATGCATTTATCTCTGCAATCTATCAGGCTCTGTATGCAGAAGACCCATATTTTGGTCTTTCGAAGATATTAAAGCTGCTTGATGATCCGGGCTTTTCGATGCACAGGCATCGACCAGTAACTGGTTAGTCTGATGTCGTATCAACTCTCGGCTGTTGTCATCGGATGTGGTTTTGTTGCTGGCGGATATGATCAGGAGCCAATCCCCGGAGTTATTCAGACTCATGCTATGGCATATCAAACATCTTCTGACGTAACACTGATGGCTGTTGCCGATGCGGATAGTAAGAAGGCTGAATCCTTTGCCAAGCGTTGGGATGTAGCTGAAGTATATGATGATGTGCAGGAAATGCTGACAGTCGTACAGCCTGATCTGGTGAGCATATGCTCACCCGATGAAACTCATGAAGATTATTTGCGTTTGTGCCTGGCTACACCTTCGGTCATGGGAGTATGGTGTGAAAAACCTCTTTCTCTTTTACCTAAAGGGTGTGAGGCGTTGGTTGAAGCGTTTCAGAAGGCAGGCAAAGTGTTGCTGGTGAACTTCCAGCGCAATTTCACTCCTGCATATAAGGCGTTGAAATCTGACCTGGTTTCCGGGGCTTATGGCGAGATACAGAAGGTGGTTGTGCACTATACAAAAGGCATTATTCATAATGGCTCTCATGCCATGGATTTGCTTATTGACTGGTTCGGGGTGCCGGATGATCTGCGCGTTCTTTCTGCCAAGGTGGATTATAAAGTAACTGATCCAACTGTAGATGCGTTGCTGATGTTTGATGCCATGCCAGTTTATTTCCTGGGATTTAACGAAAACGATTACAGTATATTCGAACTTCATGTATATACTGAAACATCAATACTATCCTTAACTGAAAGCGGTCAGATACTTCGCATTAGAAAAGTTAAAGATAAAAGTACAGCAAGTGGGCATAAAGAGCTCGAAAGATTGTCTGACCAAAATATGGGGCTTGATATGGCCATGCTGGATGCATTGAATAGTTTGGTTGATGCCGTAAAGGATCGAGGTAGCTTGGTCGACGGAAAGCGCGCCCTTGCGGGGTTGAAAATTACGCATCAGTTGGCAGAAATGGGAATGAAAAGGATTGAGTGTGAATCGTAATAGTTTGGCAATGTTTGGCGGTAGCCCCGCAGTGAAGCATGAGTTGAAACGGTATAATGTGATTGGTGGTGAGGAGCTTGAGGCTGCTAAATCAGTGATTGAAACTGGTGTGCTTTCCCAGTTTCTTGGCTGTTGGGACGAAGACTTTTACGGCGGATCAAAAATCAGGGCTTTTGAGCATGCCTGGCGCCAGTATTTTAATGCTGAGCATGCAGTGACGGTCAATTCAAATACCTCAGGTTTGATGGCTTCTCTCGGAGCACTGGGGCTAGAGCCGGGTGATGAAGTGATCGTTAGTCCATGGACGATGTGTGCATCAGCCACGTCGATTCTTGTTTGGAATGCCATTCCAGTATTCGCCGATATTGAGGCGGATACATTTAATCTGGACCCGGTATCCATTGAAAAAAATATTAGCAAAAAAACCAAGGCGATTATGGTTACGGATATCTTCGGACATCCTGCGATGCTGGATGAAATCATGGCGATTGCTGCACGCAATAATTTAAAGGTGATTGAAGATGTGGCCCAGGCTCCCGGAGCATATTATAAAGGTCGCTTTGCTGGCACAGTGGCTGATGTTGGTGTGTTCAGTTTGAACTATCACAAACATATCCATACGGGTGAGGGGGGCGTCTGCGTCACCAATGATGCTTCTTTGGCAGAAAGGATGCAGTTGATCCGCAACCATGCAGAGGCTGTTGTGGAAGATAAAGGCGTAGACAACCTTGTGAATATGCTGGGTTTTAATTTCCGTATGGGTGAAATTGAGGCCGCCATTGGCATAGAGCAATTGAAGAAGCTGGATAAACAGGTTAATCGCAGTATTTATGTTGCAGATCGAATGTCTGAGGGTCTTGCAGGCCTGAAAGGACTGCGCACGCCAGTAGTGAAGTCTGATTGTACACATGTCTATTATGTTTATCCGCTTGTATACGATGCTGAGCTTACAGGCGTGTCCCGGACTCGTCTGGTTGAGGTGTTATCAGCTGAAGGGGTGAGTATTTCCGGTGGTTATCAAAACGTTCATCTGCTCCCGATTTTTCAGAAGAAGATAGCTTACGGTAGCAGAGGCTTTCCGTGGCGGATGGATGGTGAAGAGTCTGATGTGAGTTATGACAAGGGTATTTGTCCTGTGGCTGAAAAGTTGCATGATGAATCTTTCCTGTGCCTGCCAATGTGTCTGTATGAATTTACTGATGAAGATGTTGATTCGGTTATTGAAGCTTTTCACAAGGTATGGCGCCATATGGATGGCATATGAATACGTCTGAAGAGCAGGCTGTGATAAGTGAAACAGACAGGCTTTATTTTCGAGGTCTCTGCAAAGCCGATATAGATGGTCCCTATCTCCACTGGTTTAATGATCAGGAAGTGTGTCGCTTCAATTCGCATGGTGTCTTTCCCAGTACCCGCCAGCGTCTGGAGGAGTATATTGATATGCTTCAGTCCTCAGGCAGTCATCTTGTATGGGCAGTTTTTCTCAAAGAGGACCATCGGCATATTGGCAATATAAGCCTGCAATCTATTGACCGTTATAATCGATGTGCAGAGTTTGCTATTATCATGGGAGACCGG is part of the Mariprofundus sp. NF genome and harbors:
- a CDS encoding trans-aconitate 2-methyltransferase produces the protein MIQDEVFYSGEGDSWFERNKQSICQNRGDDLPFQILKESLQLAEVKSVLEVGCANGWRLNLLSEMFPDATFSGMDASLAAIEDGKKRYPGITLTHGLLSEIPFEKSFDLVIVNFVLHWVDRSSLIRSVSEIDRVVNDGGYLLLGDFLPDMPQRRIYHHVDQGVYTYKQDYPQLFKSLGTYQEAVRKLFNHDDKSKSLAETDASSRAVCSLLAKSLSDYYMESE
- a CDS encoding cytidylyltransferase domain-containing protein produces the protein MNSSFSKPKRIAAIIEARMTSSRLPGKVLMDVCGKPALQHLVDRLRQVETIDDIVIATTYNFDDDPVHALAEQLGVLCYRGSESDVLGRVLGAAKTFSVDVIVEITADCPLLDPQISARCIDAYFDSGSDYVCIDTGSYPSGLETQVFATSVLSEVDASHRDDPDAREHVSLPIYQQGSPYKLHYLQPSGEHLWPGLRLDLDTAEDYAFISAIYQALYAEDPYFGLSKILKLLDDPGFSMHRHRPVTG
- a CDS encoding Gfo/Idh/MocA family protein encodes the protein MSYQLSAVVIGCGFVAGGYDQEPIPGVIQTHAMAYQTSSDVTLMAVADADSKKAESFAKRWDVAEVYDDVQEMLTVVQPDLVSICSPDETHEDYLRLCLATPSVMGVWCEKPLSLLPKGCEALVEAFQKAGKVLLVNFQRNFTPAYKALKSDLVSGAYGEIQKVVVHYTKGIIHNGSHAMDLLIDWFGVPDDLRVLSAKVDYKVTDPTVDALLMFDAMPVYFLGFNENDYSIFELHVYTETSILSLTESGQILRIRKVKDKSTASGHKELERLSDQNMGLDMAMLDALNSLVDAVKDRGSLVDGKRALAGLKITHQLAEMGMKRIECES
- the pseG gene encoding UDP-2,4-diacetamido-2,4,6-trideoxy-beta-L-altropyranose hydrolase translates to MKVAIRVDASSQIGTGHFMRCLTLAETLQQRGMHVRFVCRHLPVHLRDMLTSKTIELALYDVMEDMHVADDLAHAHWLGVSQDQDAQDMIQALSDKTWDWVIVDHYGIDQRWETTLRGALDCKMLVIDDLADRKHDCDVLLDQNFYADMDLRYIGKVPAHCRLLLGPGYALLREEFRKLHGQIKPRRGPVVHVLVFFGGVDADDYTGRTIKVLSEIGISGLNVDVVIGAQHPCCEEIKSSCALHGFVCHIQTDKMAELMATADLAIGAGGSSTWERCSMGLPSVIMVLAENQNEAAKDLEAAGVLINLGDAKLVTNEKLSYEIRKLMEDVELRYKLSVASLKLVPVSKHSGVVEVVVGHDV
- a CDS encoding DegT/DnrJ/EryC1/StrS aminotransferase family protein, producing MFGGSPAVKHELKRYNVIGGEELEAAKSVIETGVLSQFLGCWDEDFYGGSKIRAFEHAWRQYFNAEHAVTVNSNTSGLMASLGALGLEPGDEVIVSPWTMCASATSILVWNAIPVFADIEADTFNLDPVSIEKNISKKTKAIMVTDIFGHPAMLDEIMAIAARNNLKVIEDVAQAPGAYYKGRFAGTVADVGVFSLNYHKHIHTGEGGVCVTNDASLAERMQLIRNHAEAVVEDKGVDNLVNMLGFNFRMGEIEAAIGIEQLKKLDKQVNRSIYVADRMSEGLAGLKGLRTPVVKSDCTHVYYVYPLVYDAELTGVSRTRLVEVLSAEGVSISGGYQNVHLLPIFQKKIAYGSRGFPWRMDGEESDVSYDKGICPVAEKLHDESFLCLPMCLYEFTDEDVDSVIEAFHKVWRHMDGI
- the pseH gene encoding UDP-4-amino-4,6-dideoxy-N-acetyl-beta-L-altrosamine N-acetyltransferase is translated as MFNYDSFSIRPIEINDKDRILQWRNSERVRCNMYNDHVISQQEHEIWFEHVEKDASVCNLIFSHEGEAIGFASFTGISTVNGRCYWAFYLGEGDAPRGAGSVMEFFALDYAFTTLEIRKLCCEVFAFNGSVIKLHEKFGFIQEGRFLKHYLKNGKYEDIVCLAKFGENWIVEREIYKKRLFGKRHG
- a CDS encoding GNAT family N-acetyltransferase, with product MNTSEEQAVISETDRLYFRGLCKADIDGPYLHWFNDQEVCRFNSHGVFPSTRQRLEEYIDMLQSSGSHLVWAVFLKEDHRHIGNISLQSIDRYNRCAEFAIIMGDRSCWGHGYAEEAARLLCSHGFNKVGLHRIHCGTSENNAGMIALATKLGMKQEGVRRQALFENGSFVDAVEFGLLKGELDPER
- the pseI gene encoding pseudaminic acid synthase; this translates as MTLNIGNKNIGQKHPPFIIAEMSGNHNQSLERALEIVDAAAKTGAHALKIQTYTPDTMTLDLDEGEFFISDPNSLWKGSSLYKLYQEAYTPWEWHKPIFERCRELGMIGFSTPFDETSVDFLEELDVSCYKIASFENTDIPLIRKVAATGKPMIISTGMATVAEMDETVRAAREAGCKDLILLKCTSTYPASPENTNILTIPHMRELFDCEVGLSDHTMGVGVSVASVALGATVIEKHFTLSRADGGVDSAFSMEPAEMKLLAVESDRAWQALGNIRYGTTEKEKQSLLFRRSIYIAENLKAGDVLTSRNLRCIRPGMGLPPKYYDVLLGNRVNQDVRRGTPMSWDFLG